The genomic window GGTACTGTAAGCCACACTAGGTGTGTAGCATAATATATGGGTGTTCTAGTAAATTTTTGCGGTTTTCAAGTTAAATTAATGTGTGTGTTAAGTTCCCTCAAACGAAAGGTACGTGGGGTTTTTATAAATAGTTTACTATACGTTTTGTTTCAAATATGTGATTTTTCAGGAATATATAGGGGTATCCCGCATGTACTCTTACTGCCATGTATCTTGTAATTAATACATGTCAGCTATTAGTGCTAGCACTGTGATATTTTATCCTAGCAAGGAACAGGCGGCTTAGATTACGTTGAATTCAGCTCTTCGTAAGAGCACTATCCGCTGTCTAATGCTTTTTTGTCTTAAAGCTAAGTACAATTCAGCTTTTGTTGCATTATAATAGGGAAGAAAAAACTATAAAACGATACACAAAGGTCAATACACCAAGGATAAACCAACCAAAAAAGGACAAATTTAAAACAAAAATATTGAATTTCTCACCATGTGTCATTTTCTTACTTAATTCTAATGCTTCCTTATAGCCCATTTTAGGGTTATTTGAAAGCCTTCGCACGGAATTTTAGCTCGTTTCTTTTCCACATATATATTCCTCCATCAATTTTGTCCTTCCCTCAAATATCATGTTTTCGGAACAGCCTACTTTAAATATGCAGATATTTTTAAAAGTTTTCTTTACATTTCCATGTTAACGAGACAATGGGTGTACATCATAAAGAGTACAGGTGACATTAGGACTTTCTATGCGTGGAGCAAAAATATATAATTTAGATGAAAGCCCTGTTAAAGTGAAACGGTGGACGGATTTGGAACATGTCCGTACATATTATGACTTTTTCAAGCAACATGAAGACAAGTTTTAATGGTTTGTGAATTTCGCGTAATAGTCCCCGTTATTTTCTAATTGCTAGCACTTTAGTACTTTATCCTAGCGAGGGACAGGCGCCTTAAAAAAGGGAGAGGTTTTGATGAACGAGCAAATTACAAAGCGAGTTGAACAATTTAAAAAGCTAGATGAAAAAATTACGCACTTATCGAGCATTTCTGGTCTTATTGGCTGGGATGAAAAGGTTATGGCTCCTAAAAAAGGTCGTCCCATATTTGCTAAAGCAATAGGAACATTACAAACAGAAATATTCAGTTTGTCTGTTTCTGAAGAGATGGGAGCGCTGCTTGAAGAGCTTACAGAGGAAAATGCGTTTCAGCAACTAGATGACGTAACGAAAGCACGAGTTCGTGAAAGAGCTACATTTTACAAGAAATCTAATCAGATCCCTGCTTCGTTGTATAACGAATACTCTATTACATGTTCAGAAGCAGGTATTGCTTGGGAGCAAGCCAGAAAAGACAATGATTTCAACCATTTTGCTCCTTTTTTAGAAAAAATCGTGGCATATAAAAAGCAATTCGCTGAAATTTTCGGGTATGAAAAGCACCCATATGATGCACTGTTAGATGAATTTGAGCCTGGTTTGACTGTAGAAAAGCTAGATCCAATTTTTTCTGAATTACGTAAAAGCAGTGTAGCGTTACTGCACAGAATTCAACAGTCTTCAAGTGTACCTAATAAAGAAATCTTTGAACAAGACTATAACATTGAGGCGCAAAAGCAATTTAATAGATATATTCTACCTCTCATTGGCTTTGACCTTGAAGCAGGTCGATTAGATGAAACGGTTCATCCGTTTGCTCAGACCATTAATACGCACGATGTTCGTATTACCACTCGTTATTTAAAAGATAATGTGCGTTCTGCTATTTTTGGAACAATCCATGAAGCAGGTCATGGTATTTATGAACAACAAGTAGACCCTAACTATGAGGGAACTGTGTTACAAAGCGGGACATCATTTGGAATTCATGAATCGCAGTCGCGTTTCTTAGAAAACATGGTGGGGCGCAGTAAAGCGTTTTGGACATATTTTTATCCAGCATTACAAAAGCACTTCCCAGATCAATTGAAGGAAGTTTCTCTTGATGAATTTTACCGTGCAGTAAATTTAGTTGAGCCTTCTTTTATCCGTGTGGAGGCAGATGAATTAACATACAATCTTCATATTATGATTCGCTATGAGATTGAAAAAGGTTTAATTAGTGGAGAGATTGCTGTGACTGATCTTCCAAAAATTTGGAACGAGAAAGTGGAGGAGTATTTAGGAATTACTCCACCGAATGACACACTTGGTGTTCTACAAGATGTTCACTGGTCGTTTGGAGGTATCGGTTACTTTCCATCCTACTCTTTAGGAAATCTTTATGCAGCACAAATTCTTTATACTATTACAAAAGAAATACCTGATTTTTATGAAGAGATTGCAAAAGGTAACTTCGCTGTTATTCAATCTTGGCTGCGTGAAAAAATTCATCAACATGGTAAGTTCTATACACCTGATGAACTAATTGTGCGAGTGACAGGTGAAGAATTAAATGCTTCTTATTTGGTGCAATATTTAGAAGATAAATATAAGGATGTATACAATTTATAAGAGTGTAGATGGCAGGTGCCTGATCCCCAGTGTGGTATAGTTTTACCGCCCCGGAGATCAGGCGCTTTTTTGAAAGTAACTTTTGCGAAGTTAAAAGATTAACTCGTAATAATTCTTGGAAAAAATAATATAAGAAAAACTTATGTTGGAGTAGTTTGCCCCCTTTTACAGACTGATGTAGTCGGTAAAAAGATGATTAATC from Bacillus sp. HMF5848 includes these protein-coding regions:
- a CDS encoding DUF975 family protein → MRRLSNNPKMGYKEALELSKKMTHGEKFNIFVLNLSFFGWFILGVLTFVYRFIVFSSLL
- a CDS encoding carboxypeptidase M32, whose product is MNEQITKRVEQFKKLDEKITHLSSISGLIGWDEKVMAPKKGRPIFAKAIGTLQTEIFSLSVSEEMGALLEELTEENAFQQLDDVTKARVRERATFYKKSNQIPASLYNEYSITCSEAGIAWEQARKDNDFNHFAPFLEKIVAYKKQFAEIFGYEKHPYDALLDEFEPGLTVEKLDPIFSELRKSSVALLHRIQQSSSVPNKEIFEQDYNIEAQKQFNRYILPLIGFDLEAGRLDETVHPFAQTINTHDVRITTRYLKDNVRSAIFGTIHEAGHGIYEQQVDPNYEGTVLQSGTSFGIHESQSRFLENMVGRSKAFWTYFYPALQKHFPDQLKEVSLDEFYRAVNLVEPSFIRVEADELTYNLHIMIRYEIEKGLISGEIAVTDLPKIWNEKVEEYLGITPPNDTLGVLQDVHWSFGGIGYFPSYSLGNLYAAQILYTITKEIPDFYEEIAKGNFAVIQSWLREKIHQHGKFYTPDELIVRVTGEELNASYLVQYLEDKYKDVYNL